The proteins below are encoded in one region of Ferruginibacter lapsinanis:
- a CDS encoding TolC family protein, translated as MKRILILFSILVVVKANAQQLTLDDAINISLKNNFDIQIAKNVAEVNKINNNIGVAGGLPTVAATATDQESIVNINQKLNTGTEISRNGAASNALNANVTGSMLLYNGYRVVATKKRLEELQKQSEQLLNAQIQNTIASVMLKYYDIVRQQSYMKTLQQSIDLSKKQLELIQVKKDVGLANNADLFQSQIDLNTRQQDMQTQQLIVAQAKTDLIRLLNIKEDSVIMIKDSIIIDKNIQLVDVLGSINQNPLLLSLDQQIKINELLEKEVASLRKPALRANTGLNFGRTQSAAGQVLLNQSYGPFVGLSLSVPIYSGGAVKRQQQTAGINTRNAKLQKESVLAEYKTATIKTYQSYTSSIDQLKTQQNTYQLSQQLVDLSLQRFQLAAATIIEVREAQKSFEDAGFRLVNLSYAAKIAEIELKRVSNKLGM; from the coding sequence ATGAAGCGAATACTGATTTTATTTTCAATATTGGTTGTAGTAAAAGCAAATGCACAACAGTTGACATTGGATGATGCTATTAATATTTCTCTTAAAAATAATTTTGATATTCAGATCGCTAAGAATGTTGCAGAGGTCAATAAGATCAATAATAATATTGGCGTGGCAGGAGGGTTACCTACTGTAGCTGCTACCGCTACAGATCAGGAGAGTATTGTCAATATCAATCAAAAATTAAATACCGGTACAGAAATAAGCAGGAATGGAGCTGCTTCAAATGCACTGAATGCAAATGTTACAGGAAGTATGTTATTGTATAACGGATACAGGGTTGTTGCTACAAAAAAGCGTTTGGAAGAATTGCAAAAACAAAGTGAACAATTACTAAATGCACAGATACAAAATACCATTGCTTCTGTTATGCTGAAATATTATGATATTGTAAGGCAACAAAGTTATATGAAGACCTTGCAGCAGAGCATCGATTTGTCAAAAAAGCAATTAGAACTGATCCAGGTAAAAAAAGACGTAGGGCTTGCAAATAATGCAGACCTGTTTCAATCTCAAATTGATTTAAATACCAGGCAACAAGATATGCAAACGCAGCAGTTGATTGTGGCACAGGCAAAGACAGATTTGATCAGGTTGTTGAATATAAAAGAAGATTCGGTCATTATGATCAAAGATTCGATCATCATTGATAAAAACATTCAATTAGTTGATGTGCTCGGCAGCATCAATCAAAATCCATTACTGCTTTCTTTAGATCAGCAAATAAAGATCAACGAATTATTGGAAAAGGAAGTAGCGTCACTTCGTAAGCCGGCATTGAGAGCTAATACTGGATTGAATTTTGGCAGAACACAAAGTGCTGCAGGGCAGGTGCTGCTAAATCAATCGTATGGTCCATTTGTTGGATTAAGCTTATCTGTGCCGATTTATAGTGGCGGTGCGGTAAAACGCCAACAGCAAACTGCAGGTATCAATACCAGGAACGCAAAACTGCAAAAAGAAAGTGTTTTAGCAGAATATAAAACGGCAACTATCAAAACCTATCAATCTTATACCAGTAGTATCGATCAGTTAAAAACACAACAAAATACTTATCAATTATCTCAACAACTGGTAGATCTTTCGTTGCAACGTTTTCAGTTAGCAGCTGCCACGATCATTGAAGTACGTGAGGCACAAAAAAGTTTTGAAGATGCGGGCTTCCGTTTAGTAAATCTGAGTTACGCCGCAAAGATTGCAGAGATAGAATTAAAACGTGTCAGTAATAAACTGGGCATGTAG
- a CDS encoding carbohydrate kinase family protein → MKKILILGGTTFDHIVTLDKFPDPIPKTIHTAPFHEAAGSTGAGKALCLTKLGVPNVLHSIVGDDIWGKKIISYLSAQKVDFIYDIDPKGTERHFNVMNAAGERISMFITQSSETLSINLALIEEKIKWADIVVLNIIPYCKLLIPLLKKYDKPVWTDLHDYDEGNPYHDAFIDAAQHIFLSSDNVRDYKSLMQQFIQDGKEFVVCTHGKNGATILTKDGLNIDQPAITTHKLVDANGAGDNFFGGFLYAFIQNKSISDCMKYATICGSYCIQSKELVHENLSAAAIEKDLTNWK, encoded by the coding sequence ATGAAAAAGATACTCATACTTGGCGGAACAACTTTTGATCATATTGTAACGCTGGATAAATTCCCCGACCCTATCCCTAAAACCATACATACTGCACCATTTCATGAAGCAGCCGGTTCTACCGGAGCTGGCAAAGCGCTATGCCTAACAAAGCTAGGTGTACCGAATGTGTTGCATTCGATAGTTGGAGATGATATATGGGGAAAGAAGATCATTTCATACCTGTCAGCACAAAAAGTAGATTTTATTTATGATATCGATCCAAAAGGAACTGAACGGCATTTTAATGTCATGAATGCTGCAGGTGAACGCATCTCAATGTTCATTACACAATCATCTGAAACCCTCTCCATCAATCTTGCATTGATAGAAGAGAAAATAAAGTGGGCAGATATAGTGGTACTGAACATCATCCCCTATTGCAAACTACTCATTCCGCTCTTAAAAAAATACGACAAACCCGTTTGGACCGACCTGCATGATTATGATGAAGGTAATCCTTACCACGATGCATTTATTGATGCTGCTCAGCACATTTTTCTTAGCTCAGACAATGTGAGAGATTACAAAAGTTTGATGCAACAATTTATACAGGATGGAAAAGAATTCGTTGTTTGCACTCATGGAAAAAATGGAGCAACGATTTTAACCAAAGATGGCTTAAACATTGACCAGCCTGCCATTACGACCCATAAACTAGTTGATGCGAACGGAGCAGGAGATAATTTTTTCGGAGGGTTTTTATATGCATTCATACAAAACAAATCAATAAGCGATTGCATGAAATATGCAACTATTTGCGGCAGCTATTGTATACAATCGAAAGAACTGGTGCATGAAAACTTATCCGCTGCTGCAATAGAAAAAGATCTGACCAACTGGAAATAA